CATTTATTGTAAAATGATCTACCACCATGCCACTTAAAATAGAACCCGCGTACGCACCGACGCCATTTACCATGGTCATAAATAACCCTTGAGCACTAGCTCTTATTTCAGGTTTAACTTCATTTTCTATATAAATAGACCCTGAAATATTAAAGAAATCAAACGCACAACCATAAACAATCATTGAAAGTATTAGCAATACAAAACCCCAAGGTGAAGGATCACCATATGCAAATAATCCAAAACGTAAAGTCCATGCAACCATACTAATTAGCATGACCTTTTTAATACCAAAGCGTTTTAGGAAGAAGGGAATAGCTAAGATAAAAGCGACTTCAGCCATTTGTGATACGGATAATAAAATTGATGGGTATTGTACAATTAAACTATCTGCAAATTCAGGATTTTTAGCAAAATCGTGAATAAATGGGCTGCCGAAGGTATTTGTAATTTGAAGCACAGCACCTAATAACATTGCAAATAAAAAGAATATTGCCATGACAGGTTTTTTAAATAAGACAAATGCATCTAATCCTAAACGGGAAGCCCAAGATGTCGATTGTTTATGCTGTACTGTTGGAATTTTAGGTAAACAGAATGAGTAGAGTGCTAAGCAAAGCGATGCAACGGATGCAATATATAATTGAGTATTGCTAAGCTCTAATCTAAATAAGCTGACACACCACATTGCAATAATAAAGCCTATCGTACCAAATACACGAATAGGGGGAAAATGAGCAACTGAATCTAGTTTATGTTTATTTAAGCAAAAATAGCCAATGGAGTTTGAAAGTGCAATGGTTGGCATAAATGCTAATGCATTAATAAACATGACCCAAAACATAATAGTTGGATCAGTGACTGAAGCCG
This genomic stretch from Proteus vulgaris harbors:
- the xapB_1 gene encoding xanthosine permease (MFS-family transporter), which encodes MGIKIQLKGMMFMQYFIWGSWLITLGAYMMQTLNFTGIEVGLVYGSKGIAALIMPGLLGIIADKFIPANRLYIICHLICATALFFAASVTDPTIMFWVMFINALAFMPTIALSNSIGYFCLNKHKLDSVAHFPPIRVFGTIGFIIAMWCVSLFRLELSNTQLYIASVASLCLALYSFCLPKIPTVQHKQSTSWASRLGLDAFVLFKKPVMAIFFLFAMLLGAVLQITNTFGSPFIHDFAKNPEFADSLIVQYPSILLSVSQMAEVAFILAIPFFLKRFGIKKVMLISMVAWTLRFGLFAYGDPSPWGFVLLILSMIVYGCAFDFFNISGSIYIENEVKPEIRASAQGLFMTMVNGVGAYAGSILSGMVVDHFTINGMKDWQSIWLIFASYTLILAIIFVFAFKENKKIAY